A portion of the Candidatus Thermoplasmatota archaeon genome contains these proteins:
- a CDS encoding nascent polypeptide-associated complex protein, with translation MIPGGRMSPKQMQAAMKRLGIKTEELENVEEVVIRTADKEYIIPRAAVTKMEVQGQTTYQIVGEAEEFAKSEEGPRVPEEDVRLVAEKANVSEERARQALIDCDGELAEAIVKLMGEG, from the coding sequence ATGATACCTGGAGGAAGGATGAGTCCCAAGCAGATGCAGGCAGCCATGAAGCGGTTGGGAATCAAGACGGAAGAGCTGGAGAACGTGGAGGAGGTCGTCATCAGGACAGCGGACAAGGAATACATCATCCCGAGGGCCGCCGTCACGAAGATGGAGGTCCAGGGCCAGACCACATATCAGATAGTGGGGGAAGCGGAGGAGTTCGCCAAGTCAGAAGAGGGCCCGCGGGTCCCTGAGGAGGATGTCAGACTCGTTGCAGAGAAGGCGAACGTCAGTGAAGAGAGGGCCCGCCAGGCCCTGATTGACTGCGACGGCGAGCTCGCGGAGGCCATCGTGAAGCTGATGGGCGAGGGATAG
- a CDS encoding VOC family protein, giving the protein MKIAHTSIRAKNMNEAIAFYEGIGLKLVSRREIPQNEAEIAFLEAPGGGAKLELTHYNGQESYSQAEYEDRVFDHIALETDDMDGVLQKVKESGGNVTDEPFHLNPGGPRIAFFEDPNEVLIELIERS; this is encoded by the coding sequence ATGAAGATTGCTCATACATCCATCCGCGCGAAGAACATGAACGAGGCCATTGCGTTCTACGAGGGCATCGGGCTGAAGTTGGTGAGCCGGAGGGAGATCCCGCAGAACGAGGCGGAGATAGCATTCTTGGAGGCGCCGGGCGGCGGGGCGAAGCTGGAGCTCACGCACTACAACGGGCAGGAGAGCTACTCTCAGGCGGAGTACGAGGACAGGGTCTTCGACCACATCGCCCTGGAGACTGACGATATGGACGGCGTCCTTCAGAAGGTCAAGGAATCCGGCGGGAACGTGACGGACGAGCCCTTTCATCTCAATCCTGGCGGGCCGAGGATCGCCTTCTTCGAGGATCCAAACGAGGTCCTCATAGAGCTCATCGAGAGGTCATGA